A genomic window from Exiguobacterium acetylicum DSM 20416 includes:
- a CDS encoding VOC family protein, with the protein MKIEHIALWVANLDAMRQFYETHFDATAGERYHNPAKGFTSYFLTFSSGARLELMQRTDITERTTHALGYAHFAFSLGSKQAVDDWTTRLRNAGIQHLDGPRTTGDGYYESTVADPEGNVIELTV; encoded by the coding sequence ATGAAGATTGAACATATCGCCCTCTGGGTGGCAAACCTTGATGCAATGCGTCAGTTCTACGAAACACATTTTGATGCTACGGCAGGCGAGCGTTATCATAATCCAGCGAAAGGATTCACGTCGTATTTTCTGACGTTCTCGAGCGGAGCGCGACTGGAGTTGATGCAACGGACGGACATCACGGAACGGACGACGCATGCGCTCGGGTATGCTCACTTCGCCTTTTCGCTCGGAAGCAAACAAGCGGTCGATGACTGGACGACTCGATTACGTAACGCAGGTATACAACATCTTGACGGTCCCCGGACGACGGGTGACGGGTATTATGAAAGTACGGTCGCCGATCCGGAAGGTAATGTGATCGAGTTGACGGTCTAA
- a CDS encoding MFS transporter: MTRLLLPLIYLAFISLGLPDALLGTAWPVMRLDLDAPLDMAGWLFMTIAAGTIVSSLFSGRLIERYSTGPITAASAGLTALALMGFFVAPSLIWLFVLAIPLGLGAGVVDAALNHFVATHYQAHHMNWLHCFWGIGATAGPLIMAGVLLDSGWRMGYLVVGALQLVLMIVLIVSLPLWKRAPKHVSEQVQTVSTSTGKPRGLTAALAAFCFYCGAEAVVGLWGSSYLVQVRSFSVTSAATWISVYYGSITAGRFISGFLSLRWSNRRLIRVGQWTALVGAVCFILAPAAWIPLGFVLVGLGLAPIYPAMLHETPVRFGEAAAQRLMGVQMAFAYTGSTFMPPLFGWLATSYSLSLFHWFTISLIFLMLVATEGLNRMLFRQRLAKAS, encoded by the coding sequence ATGACCCGTTTACTATTACCTTTGATTTATCTTGCTTTCATCAGTCTTGGTCTTCCGGATGCGTTACTCGGTACGGCGTGGCCCGTGATGCGACTCGATCTCGACGCCCCGCTCGACATGGCGGGATGGCTCTTCATGACGATCGCTGCCGGAACGATCGTCTCGAGTCTGTTTAGCGGTCGCTTGATCGAACGTTATTCGACAGGTCCGATCACGGCTGCTTCTGCTGGTCTGACGGCACTGGCATTGATGGGTTTTTTCGTAGCGCCATCCTTGATTTGGCTCTTCGTCCTTGCGATCCCGCTCGGACTCGGTGCTGGTGTCGTTGACGCCGCACTGAATCATTTCGTCGCTACTCATTATCAAGCCCATCACATGAACTGGCTCCATTGCTTCTGGGGCATCGGCGCTACGGCTGGTCCGCTCATCATGGCTGGCGTATTACTTGATTCCGGTTGGCGCATGGGTTACCTCGTCGTCGGTGCATTGCAACTCGTCTTGATGATTGTCTTGATCGTCAGTTTACCGCTTTGGAAACGGGCTCCCAAACACGTGTCCGAACAGGTTCAGACCGTGAGTACATCGACCGGAAAACCACGCGGATTGACCGCCGCCCTCGCAGCGTTTTGTTTTTATTGTGGAGCCGAGGCAGTCGTCGGGCTGTGGGGCAGTAGTTATCTCGTCCAAGTCCGTTCCTTTTCCGTGACGTCAGCAGCGACGTGGATTTCCGTTTACTACGGAAGTATCACCGCGGGACGTTTCATCAGTGGTTTTCTATCGCTGCGCTGGTCGAATCGTCGTTTGATTCGTGTCGGTCAATGGACGGCACTCGTTGGAGCTGTCTGTTTTATCCTCGCACCCGCTGCCTGGATACCGCTTGGTTTCGTGCTTGTTGGGCTTGGTCTCGCACCGATTTATCCGGCAATGCTTCACGAGACACCGGTTCGCTTTGGGGAGGCTGCGGCGCAACGGCTGATGGGCGTGCAAATGGCATTCGCCTATACCGGTAGTACCTTTATGCCACCCCTATTTGGGTGGCTTGCGACTTCCTACTCCTTATCATTGTTCCATTGGTTCACGATCAGTCTGATTTTCTTGATGCTGGTCGCTACGGAAGGCTTGAACCGAATGTTATTCAGACAACGGTTGGCAAAAGCGTCTTGA
- a CDS encoding ROK family protein, with protein sequence MTELISRTRHAFLVEHLDTIPAIRHVLDVSFPTASKQIDQMIAAREIEETPLELVRGGRPAKRYRYRTDHFLGLALYLERTYLQYRIHDVGGHVIKTDRLNFDSSDHASVLLKTLTTSLNDHPHIQTLAIGVAGAVDTTGTILFAPDYPTLDGRPLQQELAERFGRPVIVENDMNAAVIASAQENESTVYMYLGTNGPGSGVAVSGQVVRGAHHFAGEISFIPFDDKRNVGQILAASSPYSDDWYEALCRIILSFSVTLNPNVILFTASDVSDDGLARLTDRCAKRFPLDKLPQLRKGDWETDYLDGLMQLSIQSFIEQIPLGGLTR encoded by the coding sequence TTGACTGAACTCATTTCACGTACACGTCACGCTTTTTTAGTCGAGCATCTGGATACGATTCCTGCGATTCGCCACGTCTTGGACGTCAGTTTTCCGACTGCGAGCAAACAGATCGATCAGATGATCGCTGCTCGGGAAATTGAAGAAACTCCACTTGAATTGGTTCGCGGTGGTCGTCCGGCAAAACGGTATCGCTATCGCACGGATCACTTCCTCGGACTCGCTCTATACCTCGAACGCACGTATCTGCAGTATCGTATTCACGATGTCGGTGGACATGTGATCAAAACGGATCGCCTGAACTTCGATTCGTCGGATCATGCATCTGTTTTATTGAAAACATTGACAACATCACTCAACGATCATCCACATATCCAAACGCTTGCGATTGGTGTCGCCGGTGCCGTTGATACAACCGGAACGATCTTATTCGCACCGGATTATCCGACGCTAGACGGTCGCCCCTTACAACAAGAACTGGCTGAACGGTTCGGGCGACCCGTCATCGTCGAAAATGATATGAATGCGGCTGTCATCGCTTCTGCTCAAGAAAACGAATCGACGGTCTATATGTATCTCGGAACGAACGGACCGGGATCCGGCGTCGCTGTTTCCGGTCAAGTCGTTCGCGGAGCGCACCACTTCGCTGGAGAAATCTCGTTCATCCCGTTTGACGACAAGCGAAATGTCGGTCAAATCCTAGCTGCGAGTTCACCATACTCGGATGATTGGTATGAGGCGTTATGTCGAATCATTCTCTCGTTTAGCGTCACCTTGAATCCGAATGTCATCTTGTTTACAGCGTCAGATGTCTCGGATGACGGATTAGCACGGTTGACGGATCGATGCGCCAAGCGTTTTCCGCTAGATAAATTACCTCAGTTGCGAAAAGGCGACTGGGAAACCGATTATTTAGATGGTCTGATGCAACTCAGCATCCAGTCATTCATTGAACAGATTCCGTTAGGAGGACTCACCCGATGA
- a CDS encoding methyl-accepting chemotaxis protein — MTTQLSTELGSQDILASLRDNVAMIRFDRQRRVVDVNGLFAKTMKYKREEMIGMQHHLFCTTEFAMSDSYQAFWQKLFSGFSTADKIERIDAHGQSIWLEATYMPIYDGTEVTGVLKIASDITNRQQTIQKFATSFDAIASDLNTRSTHGERESIALRKTIEQMAETTRDNHQKIERLQRQAQDITQVTETIKTIASQTNLLSLNASIEAARAGEHGKGFNVVATEVRNLSKLVEQAVVDVRQTTQRMNDELQRIARAMTQATTDAQASVTVVAETVDRFHDVQSAASTLTETARDFTKAI; from the coding sequence ATGACCACCCAACTATCAACCGAACTAGGATCCCAAGATATTTTAGCCTCTTTACGAGATAACGTCGCGATGATTCGATTCGATCGGCAACGTCGTGTCGTCGATGTCAATGGCTTATTTGCAAAGACGATGAAATACAAACGAGAAGAGATGATCGGGATGCAACATCATCTCTTCTGCACGACAGAGTTCGCAATGAGTGACAGTTACCAAGCATTTTGGCAGAAGCTGTTCAGTGGCTTCAGTACGGCAGATAAAATTGAACGCATCGATGCGCATGGTCAATCGATTTGGCTAGAAGCAACCTATATGCCGATTTACGATGGAACGGAAGTGACAGGTGTCTTGAAGATCGCCTCCGATATCACCAATCGTCAGCAGACAATTCAAAAGTTCGCGACTTCGTTTGATGCGATCGCTAGTGATTTGAACACGCGGTCGACGCATGGCGAGCGGGAAAGCATAGCGTTACGGAAAACAATCGAGCAGATGGCTGAGACGACCCGTGATAACCATCAGAAGATTGAACGCCTTCAGCGCCAAGCGCAGGACATCACTCAAGTAACTGAGACGATCAAAACCATTGCCTCACAGACGAATCTCCTATCACTTAATGCCTCGATCGAGGCAGCGCGAGCGGGTGAACACGGGAAAGGGTTCAATGTCGTCGCGACGGAAGTCCGAAATCTCTCGAAGCTCGTCGAACAAGCTGTCGTCGATGTCCGACAGACGACGCAGCGAATGAATGATGAACTGCAGCGGATTGCTCGTGCAATGACGCAAGCAACGACTGATGCACAAGCAAGCGTCACGGTCGTCGCGGAAACGGTCGATCGCTTCCATGACGTTCAGAGTGCCGCATCGACGTTAACGGAGACAGCGCGAGACTTTACAAAAGCAATTTAA
- a CDS encoding GNAT family N-acetyltransferase — MNIRTARPDDFQALIPLFQQIHDQHVALRPDHYRPHEMPVPEDLFLTQLENPDYALLVAEQDGLAGVIVLKEDIVEGSGFVFDKHYLRVISLVVADTHQKQGVGKRLMQAAYAHAETIGCDKIELGVDDANQEAIAFYEALGMAVRSRRMEWNVTPSRETTT; from the coding sequence ATGAATATCCGCACTGCCCGTCCTGACGATTTTCAGGCATTGATTCCATTGTTTCAACAAATCCACGATCAACACGTTGCCTTACGACCCGATCATTACCGTCCGCACGAGATGCCGGTTCCGGAAGACTTATTTCTGACGCAACTCGAGAATCCGGATTATGCATTACTCGTTGCGGAACAAGACGGGCTTGCCGGTGTGATCGTCCTCAAGGAAGATATCGTCGAAGGAAGTGGGTTCGTCTTCGATAAGCATTACTTACGCGTCATCAGTCTCGTCGTTGCGGATACACATCAAAAACAAGGCGTCGGCAAACGGTTGATGCAAGCCGCTTACGCGCACGCGGAAACGATTGGCTGTGACAAAATCGAACTCGGCGTCGATGACGCCAATCAGGAAGCGATTGCCTTTTACGAGGCACTCGGAATGGCTGTCCGCTCGAGACGAATGGAATGGAACGTAACACCAAGCAGGGAAACGACGACGTGA
- a CDS encoding GNAT family N-acetyltransferase → MFRLQVSDHVALQLIERHHAEGLFALVDANRAHLREWLGWVDGATEASTYQEIVIPAWLQQFADGNGFTCGIYLEDELVGTISLHEINRHLGQTSIGYYLGEKGLRKGVMTDVVRFVTNYCFETLGLNRVVIECATGNVRSRRIPERLGFTEEGVLRDAEKLYGTYHDLQVYAMLRRDWTKTQEVAACALSK, encoded by the coding sequence ATGTTCAGGTTACAAGTATCCGATCACGTAGCGCTTCAATTGATCGAACGGCACCATGCGGAAGGATTATTCGCACTCGTCGATGCCAATCGCGCACATCTCCGCGAATGGCTCGGTTGGGTCGATGGTGCAACAGAGGCAAGTACATATCAGGAGATCGTCATTCCAGCATGGCTGCAACAGTTCGCCGATGGCAACGGCTTTACGTGTGGCATTTATCTTGAGGACGAGCTCGTTGGAACGATCAGTTTGCATGAAATTAATCGGCATCTCGGACAAACGTCGATTGGCTATTATCTAGGAGAAAAGGGACTTCGAAAAGGCGTCATGACGGACGTCGTCCGGTTCGTCACGAACTATTGTTTCGAAACGCTCGGTTTAAACCGTGTCGTCATCGAGTGTGCGACCGGAAACGTCCGGAGTAGACGAATCCCAGAACGACTCGGCTTCACGGAAGAAGGCGTCTTACGGGACGCTGAGAAATTGTACGGGACTTATCATGACCTTCAGGTCTATGCGATGTTACGACGGGACTGGACGAAAACGCAGGAGGTGGCAGCATGCGCATTGAGCAAATGA
- a CDS encoding GNAT family N-acetyltransferase, whose protein sequence is MRIEQMSQATYDAYLPIAIKEYATDKCRAGTWSENESLEKATGEFASLLPEGLETKDHYLFTFRDETGSDVGMVWVHVTKGPLGREAFIFDVKITSDKQNQGYGKEALRLLEVMLKRMNVKKISLHVFAHNERAIHVYHSLGYETTDYHMSKRLDDSH, encoded by the coding sequence ATGCGCATTGAGCAAATGAGTCAAGCGACGTATGACGCTTACTTACCGATCGCAATCAAAGAGTACGCGACGGATAAGTGTCGCGCCGGTACGTGGTCAGAGAACGAGTCGCTGGAGAAGGCGACAGGAGAGTTCGCTTCGCTGTTGCCAGAAGGTTTAGAGACGAAAGATCATTATTTATTTACGTTTCGCGACGAGACAGGTAGTGATGTCGGAATGGTCTGGGTCCATGTGACAAAGGGACCGCTTGGACGTGAAGCGTTCATCTTCGACGTCAAGATTACGTCTGATAAACAAAACCAAGGCTACGGCAAGGAAGCACTCCGCTTGCTCGAAGTGATGTTAAAGCGGATGAACGTCAAGAAGATTTCTTTACACGTCTTCGCCCATAACGAACGAGCGATTCATGTGTATCACTCGCTTGGCTACGAGACGACGGATTATCATATGTCGAAACGTCTCGATGACAGCCATTAA
- a CDS encoding C45 family autoproteolytic acyltransferase/hydolase, producing MQRVANEITQFRGSHYEFGREQGRYVKRNQLLHNREDNWKIRVPRFQVDPVETKEMFLRYAPHIWDELLGLQDELELSLPDTLLHFGHYRVEGPKSGCSIMTGDNFLVRNYDYHPMTYDGRFSVFQPNDGGSAIIGPASRVTGRMDGMNEHGLAMGYNFINRRRPGDGFVSFMIGRIILEMCTSVDDAISLVKEIPHRGSFTYVVHDKSARSFVIEATARDVQVRESNMCTNHFDLLQHENRYHLDDSKRRMMELKTHQHMIQDAESAFRLLNDTDKGVFADLYAQWAGTIHTSAYFPEELKVWFALGGDQEPVTFDFSDWLAGNDFTASEITGELETNIQFANTLQTWR from the coding sequence ATGCAACGTGTAGCCAATGAGATCACGCAATTCCGCGGCAGTCATTATGAGTTCGGTCGCGAACAAGGGCGTTACGTCAAACGAAACCAGTTGCTCCATAACCGGGAGGACAACTGGAAAATCCGTGTTCCGCGCTTTCAAGTCGATCCGGTCGAGACGAAGGAGATGTTTCTCCGGTACGCCCCGCATATTTGGGACGAGCTACTCGGACTTCAAGACGAACTTGAACTTTCTCTGCCGGATACGTTACTGCATTTTGGGCACTACCGGGTCGAAGGACCGAAAAGTGGTTGTTCGATCATGACCGGTGATAATTTCCTCGTCCGCAATTACGACTATCATCCGATGACGTACGATGGGCGATTTTCCGTCTTTCAACCGAATGATGGCGGATCAGCAATTATCGGTCCCGCTTCACGGGTGACCGGTCGGATGGACGGGATGAATGAACATGGGCTTGCGATGGGCTATAACTTCATCAATCGTCGGCGTCCGGGCGATGGGTTCGTCAGTTTCATGATCGGGCGGATCATCCTCGAGATGTGCACGTCGGTCGACGACGCGATCTCACTCGTCAAGGAGATTCCGCATCGCGGATCGTTCACGTATGTCGTCCACGATAAATCGGCGCGTTCGTTCGTCATCGAGGCGACGGCACGCGACGTCCAAGTGCGGGAATCGAACATGTGCACCAATCACTTCGATTTGCTGCAACACGAAAACCGCTATCATCTGGATGACTCGAAACGTCGGATGATGGAGTTGAAGACCCATCAACACATGATTCAAGATGCGGAGTCCGCTTTCCGACTACTCAACGATACCGATAAAGGCGTCTTCGCTGATTTATATGCCCAGTGGGCGGGAACGATTCATACGTCTGCCTACTTCCCGGAAGAGTTGAAGGTCTGGTTCGCGCTCGGTGGTGATCAAGAACCGGTCACGTTCGACTTTTCCGACTGGCTCGCTGGCAATGACTTTACAGCAAGCGAGATCACGGGAGAACTGGAGACGAACATCCAGTTCGCGAATACATTACAGACGTGGCGTTAA
- a CDS encoding methyl-accepting chemotaxis protein, which translates to MYITRLITRPIRQLQGWMDQSGNGDLTVRGTYDSKDELGQLTTSFNEMIASQQQVVLELTGTADRVAVASDELSVNAESTTKATEMVAVTMEEMASGASQQLHQVSDASRTIEELTTSVRYVAGNAQQMTERTADAMEKVELGGQVVGTLGTQMGRIQEDVSRLSQVIDGLGNRSQEIGQITDSIKGVAAQTNLLALNAAIEAARAGEQGRGFAVVAAEVKTLAEQSAVSAKQIELLIRVIQQETEASVASMEKVSTEMTSGIAVVDQAGASFSEIETAITDVTGHVEEVSGAVQEMAAASEQIASVMRTIQAVTEGTAAGTQNISASTEEQMASMEEISSASQSLATMADDLKQVTGRFTV; encoded by the coding sequence ATGTACATTACACGTCTCATCACTCGTCCGATTCGTCAATTGCAGGGATGGATGGATCAATCGGGGAACGGGGACTTGACCGTCCGTGGAACATACGACTCCAAAGACGAACTTGGACAGTTGACGACGTCTTTCAACGAGATGATTGCCTCACAGCAACAAGTCGTACTTGAACTAACCGGTACGGCTGACCGTGTCGCTGTCGCATCGGACGAGTTAAGCGTTAATGCGGAATCGACGACGAAAGCTACGGAAATGGTCGCCGTGACGATGGAAGAGATGGCAAGCGGTGCAAGTCAACAATTGCATCAAGTATCCGACGCCTCACGGACGATTGAAGAGTTGACGACGTCGGTTCGTTACGTCGCCGGCAATGCCCAACAAATGACTGAGCGTACAGCGGATGCGATGGAAAAAGTCGAACTCGGTGGTCAAGTCGTCGGAACACTCGGCACCCAAATGGGACGGATTCAAGAAGACGTCTCTCGTCTGAGCCAAGTCATTGATGGTCTTGGTAACCGATCGCAGGAAATCGGACAAATCACGGATTCGATCAAAGGTGTCGCGGCGCAGACGAACTTACTTGCGTTAAACGCAGCAATCGAAGCGGCGCGTGCTGGCGAACAAGGACGCGGATTTGCCGTCGTCGCAGCGGAAGTCAAGACGCTCGCGGAGCAGTCAGCGGTCTCGGCAAAACAGATCGAGTTGTTGATTCGGGTCATTCAACAAGAGACGGAAGCATCGGTCGCCTCGATGGAGAAAGTCTCAACCGAGATGACGAGTGGAATTGCCGTTGTCGATCAAGCCGGTGCCTCATTCTCAGAAATCGAGACAGCCATCACCGACGTGACAGGGCACGTCGAAGAAGTGTCCGGTGCCGTACAAGAAATGGCGGCAGCGAGTGAGCAGATCGCCTCCGTCATGCGAACAATTCAAGCGGTGACGGAAGGAACGGCTGCCGGAACCCAAAACATCTCCGCGTCGACCGAGGAGCAGATGGCGTCGATGGAAGAAATTTCGTCTGCGTCTCAGTCGCTTGCGACGATGGCGGATGATTTAAAACAAGTCACAGGCAGGTTT